Proteins found in one Populus alba chromosome 14, ASM523922v2, whole genome shotgun sequence genomic segment:
- the LOC118045222 gene encoding uncharacterized protein, with protein sequence MELRSCSHLHFIQTVAGGKMMNVFRGKPALKFKELKDIYETGEAGNHHFLPAARPKLELEDWSIDSDRAETESLHVLAGATIKIECESPESNCSSVVDGGKTESDDVNFGTMTLKQFKERYKSKKRKLSRNAGLIGQTSETCSPAKQEPHDSQFELEEFEAMEPLSSWKSRILKSRKKKRKCRLESSFSSSSESALCIVKSKREKSDQVIFQSSGILPAPIDVKVEVMEPISFDCRYVTLINSWGGCGEPLASSLVVSSGEPEIADGCVLETGTLIVSVEEPETANDGGPQMPVFSSDEPQCRGVNDQSYEGGGHVNPESIFDVNASCGEILTVDIAEAISVLSSDLSLSEIKEEDFVVDSHPSVDPAGVVSPIKRDSSIAYNDSQSEELERVEDHGFETHKSTFFSNELQCCAVNEESYEPVEHADPKSMPDVRASGGEIRMVDVAELTTNHKPERVEDHGFETHKSTFFSNDPQCCVVNEESFEPVEHAVLKSMPDIRASGEEIIMVDVAELTTDHTPGRVEDHGFETHKSTFFSNDPQCCGVNEESFEPVEHAVLKSMPDIRASGEEIIMVDVAELATDHTPGRVEDHGFETHKSTFFSNDLQCCVVNKESYEPVEHAILKSMPDIRASGREIIMVDVAELTTDHNSCLSSADLKKESSAAYPHPQHCGDDSIEVASPSNHHASDMGNDSQNLHGMHELSESKSYSQVPDTSMVNISHSAELSNRHGLHLSEDEAKDERPHVEASVISSPVSGFISFRDSNLCSGQDGCLASAAAKEKKAPLSACADAARKFSAVTCVDEPVTLANVQGRHHSKLQHLPEKLLSTRKAISPTSQKKLCKAMEASDLDDEEYYKYTRKLCYRNLNGNKIGRLGRANQNQRVDLTISPERITRKPKNDKNGFHHKGILKVPHPSGTVPRFGTGCSSVQSCSESAISFSQKQMRDIESIATKLTKELNSMKDVVQESWHSKVYPATPLKYSADEVKIAVQNATRVEESARRWLSIMARDCNRFCKIMKLTDKASATSGNVVPKEKRKIVFADEAGGKLCEVKTFENDTASVTGSSSDK encoded by the exons ATGGAGTTAAGGAGTTGCAGTCATTTGCATTTTATCCAGACTGTTGCAGGCGGTAAAATGATGAATGTGTTTCGTGGAAAGCCTGCACTGAAGTTCAAGGAGCTCAAAGATATTTATGAAACTGGAGAGGCTGGAAATCATCATTTCCTCCCAGCGGCTAGACCAAAACTTGAGCTCGAGGACTGGTCAATTGACAGTGACAGGGCGGAGACTGAAAGTCTACATGTGCTTGCAGGAGCAACAATAAAAATTGAGTGCGAATCTCCGGAGTCAAACTGCAGCAGTGTTGTCGATGGAGGAAAAACTGAATCAGACGATGTTAACTTTGGTACTATGACGCTGAAGCAATTTAAGGAGAGATacaaatcaaagaaaaggaaactttcACGAAATGCTGGTTTGATTGGACAAACCAGTGAAACTTGCTCCCCTGCAAAACAAGAACCTCATGACTCACAATTTGAATTGGAAGAATTCGAGGCTATGGAGCCCCTTAGTAGTTGGAAATCCAGAATTTTAAAGagcaggaagaagaaaagaaagtgcAGATTAGAAAGCAGCTTTTCCAGTTCATCTGAAAGTGCGCTATGTATAGTGAAAtctaagagagagaaaagtgaCCAGGTCATTTTTCAATCTAGTGGGATTTTACCTGCACCTATTGATGTTAAAGTTGAGGTTATGGAGCCTATTTCCTTTGATTGCCGATATGTGACTTTAATAAATTCCTGGGGTGGTTGTGGTGAGCCATTGGCTTCTAGTCTTGTGGTATCTAGTGGAGAGCCTGAGATAGCTGATGGTTGTGTTTTGGAGACTGGAACGTTAATTGTATCCGTTGAAGAGCCTGAGACAGCCAATGATGGCGGTCCTCAAATGCCCGTGTTTTCCAGTGATGAGCCTCAATGCCGTGGTGTTAATGATCAATCCTATGAAGGCGGGGGTCATGTTAATCCTGAATCAATTTTTGATGTTAATGCTTCTTGTGGGGAGATATTGACGGTGGATATAGCTGAAGCAATCAGTGTCCTGTCTTCAGATTTGTCCCTGTCAGAAATAAAGGAAGAAGATTTTGTTGTAGATTCACACCCCAGTGTTGACCCCGCTGGAGTTGTCTCACCAATTAAGCGTGATAGCTCCATTGCATACAACGACTCCCAAAGTGAAGAGCTTGAGAGAGTTGAGGATCATGGTTTTGAGACTCACAAGTCAACTTTCTTCAGTAATGAGCTCCAATGCTGTGCTGTTAATGAAGAATCCTATGAACCTGTGGAGCATGCTGATCCTAAATCAATGCCAGATGTAAGAGCCTCTGGTGGGGAGATAAGAATGGTGGATGTTGCAGAACTAACTACTAATCATAAGCCTGAGAGAGTTGAGGATCATGGTTTTGAGACTCACAAGTCAACTTTCTTCAGTAATGACCCCCAATGCTGCGTTGTTAACGAAGAATCCTTTGAACCTGTGGAGCATGCCGTTCTTAAATCAATGCCTGATATAAGAGCCTCTGGTGAGGAGATAATAATGGTGGATGTTGCAGAACTAACTACTGATCATACGCCTGGGAGAGTTGAGGATCATGGTTTTGAGACTCACAAGTCAACTTTCTTCAGTAATGACCCCCAATGCTGTGGTGTTAACGAAGAATCCTTTGAACCTGTGGAGCATGCCGTTCTTAAATCAATGCCTGATATAAGAGCCTCTGGTGAGGAGATAATAATGGTGGATGTTGCAGAACTAGCTACTGATCATACGCCTGGGAGAGTTGAGGATCATGGTTTTGAGACTCACAAGTCAACTTTCTTCAGTAATGACCTCCAATGCTGTGTTGTTAACAAAGAATCCTATGAACCTGTGGAGCATGCCATTCTTAAATCAATGCCTGATATAAGAGCCTCTGGTAGGGAGATAATAATGGTGGATGTTGCAGAACTCACTACAGATCATAATTCATGTTTGTCTTCAGCAGATCTAAAGAAAGAATCTTCTGCTGCATACCCACATCCCCAACATTGTGGGGATGACTCCATTGAGGTTGCTTCCCCAAGCAATCATCATGCTTCTGATATGGGCAATGACTCTCAAAATCTTCATGGCATGCACGAGTTGTCAGAGTCTAAAAGTTACAGTCAAGTTCCTGACACCTCCATGGTTAATATCTCTCATTCTGCAGAACTCAGCAACAGACATGGTTTACATCTCTCTGAAGATGAAGCTAAAGACGAAAGGCCTCATGTTGAAGCCAGCGTGATAAGCAGCCCTGTCAGTGGCTTTATCTCATTCAGGGATTCAAATTTATGCTCAGGTCAAGATGGCTGCTTAGCATCTGCTGCAGCTAAAGAAAAGAAGGCCCCACTATCTGCCTGTGCCGATGCAGCAAGAAAGTTCTCTGCAGTAACCTGTGTTGATGAACCTGTAACATTGGCAAATGTTCAGGGACGCCATCACTCAAAGCTACAACATCTTCCTGAAAAGCTCCTTTCGACCCGGAAG GCAATTTCTCCAACATCTCAAAAAAAACTGTGCAAGGCTATGGAGGCCAGTGACTTAGACGATGAAGAATATTACA AGTATACAAGGAAATTATGCTACAGGAATTTGAATGGGAATAAGATTGGTAGGCTTGGAAGAGCCAATCAAAACCAGAGAGTTGATCTCACTATTAGTCCTGAGCGGATCACCAGGAAACCAAAGAATGATAAAAATGGTTTCCATCATAAAGGCATTCTCAAGGTTCCTCATCCTTCTGGAACTGTACCACGTTTTGGCACAGGGTGCAGCTCTGTCCAAAGTTGTTCAGAGAGTGCCATTTCATTTTCACAGAAGCAAATGCGTGATATCGAATCTATTGCAACTAAACTTACAAAAGAGTTGAACTCCATGAAGGATGTTGTTCAAGAATCATGGCACTCCAAGGTCTATCCAGCTACGCCCCTGAAATATAGTGCAGATGAG GTGAAAATTGCGGTTCAAAATGCAACAAGAGTGGAAGAAAGTGCAAGAAGATGGCTTTCCATCATGGCAAGGGATTGTAACCGTTTTTGTAAAATCATG AAATTGACTGACAAAGCTTCTGCAACTTCTGGAAATGTGGTCCCGAAGGAGAAGAGGAAGATAGTTTTTGCTGATGAGGCCGGCGGAAAGCTTTGTGAGGTCAAGACTTTTGAGAATGACACTGCTTCTGTCACAGGGTCTAGCAGTGACAAATAG